Within Deltaproteobacteria bacterium, the genomic segment GCCTGCTACGGTAAGCCTGCCGGTTAAATGAATTTCGCCCTTATCGCTGTTGATAGCATTGAGGATATCATCTCTTAGTTTTCCCTCTACCAATAACTTTTCACCCCCTGCCTGCAAAAGTAAGGGGGTGTTTTCTTTAGTAGGAACAATTATATCAACAATCATATTCTTAAGAGCGGTTTTAATGACCAGACTTTTATTTACCGGATGCAGGACTTTTGATAGCGGTTCCCCATCTATTTTTAATATATCAAAGGTTATTTCCGGATACGTGCCTGACTTCAGGTACAGTGTCTTTACAGACCAGTCCCGCATTGGTCTGTCGGTTTTAAATCCCGAGGATGAGATTAATAGCTTTGCCGCAACATTTTCAGGTGAAGCAAGCATTTCAATGGAAAGGTCCTTATTGCGTCCAATTACCGTTTTTAGTTCAGAGCCCAGATTAGTCTCGTGTGCTTCATACGTAACATACGCATTTGTAACGCGGAATTCTATAATGGGTTTTTGTGGTGCCGCTATAAGCATCGCATGTAATACTATACCTGCCAATAAGATCATATAAACCTACCTCCTTTTTAATGACCTCTAATACTATTTTAAATTATATTGTCCCCCTTTAATAAGTCAAGTGCGGAGTTTTTTAAATAATAGATTTTCAGACTTGACACCGACTTATGAAATGATACAAATAGCGGGCGGCGTTCACTGCTTGCAAGGTTTTGAATATTAGGATAACTTGTAATGATTTAAAAAAATTATGTTATATAAGATGGGTTCTATGCTTACACCAAAAAGGAGTTTTATGCTTTTGAGAATTCAAAAAGGAATAGGTAACAAAATATGAAGTTTCATTTAATTTTTCCGCGGTGGCCGAAATTGCCACAGCAAACGCCTTTCACCCTTCCTCCCTTAGGGGTTATTACAGTAGCGGCAAGCCTTCCTGACACGGTGGAAGCAAGTGTATGCGACGAAAACGTACAACCCGTTAATTTTGACAAAGACTGTGATGTGGTAGGTATATCTATCATGTTGAGCTGCCAGGCACCAAGAGCCTACGAGATAGCCGGGGAATTTAAAAAACGGGGGAAAACAGTCATCCTTGGAGGCTTACATGTAGCTCTACGCCCTGATGAGGCGATCGGGCATGCCGACAGTATTGTTATTGGAGAAGCTGAAGGGCTTTTAGAACAGGTTGTTAGGGATTTTCAGGAAGGCAGGCTTAAAAAATCATACTCGATGATCGGTTTTCCGGATATCTCTAAAATTCGGAATCCAAGGCGTGATCTGTACAATAAAAAAAGGGATTATGTGTATAAAGGGTGGGAATTGGTGGACCTTGTCCAGACATCACGGGGATGCCGTTTTAACTGCTATCCGTGCTGCGTACCTTACCTTGGCGGGCGTAAGCACCGCATACGTCCCATTGATCAGGTTGTTTCGGACATGGAAAGCTGCTCAGATCTTTTATTCATAGTAGATAATTCGCTGGAACAGAATGTAGCATGGGAGAAAGAGGTTTTCCGTTCTATGGCAGGGATGGGGAAACGCTGGGTATCTCATCCAATTTCTCCCGTACCCGAGGTATTGGACCTGGCACGAAAAGCGGGCTGCTGGTACATCTATCACGCTATATATACGATTTCAGACAAAATCAAGGACAGGATAAAGATGTATCATGATTACGGTATAGGTGTGGAAGGTACTATTCTTCTGGGTATGGATGAGCATACAGAAGACTTTATAAAAAGATTCATTGATTTCCTTCTCACCATTGAGCTTGATCTGGCTGAATTCACTATTCTTACCCCATTTCCAGGAACACAAGTCTATGAGCAAATGAAATCGGAGGGCAGAATATTTGACACGGATTGGAACCACTACAACGCCTCAACAGTGGTTTTTCAGCCGTACAGAATGACCCCGGACGCGCTTCAGAAACTGTATTATGATGCATGGGACAGTTTCTATGCGGCTGAATCTCAATCCGTTAAAATGAGTAAACTTTTCTTACAAATATACAAGGACAGGCGTAAAGACTCTACCGTAAGTGTTCATGATAAAGTGTCATCTCCATTAAGCCAAAGTTAGTCTTAGGCTAACAAAGGCTTATAAATTCTTGCTATGTTAATTTTTTGATGCATCATTCTTTTCTTTTAAGAGCTTTCAAAAAGAAGTTTAGCGATAGTAATTTTTTGTATTACGTTATTCTATAAACCTGTTGATCTGTTTACGCGACGGAGATTTTTTATTACACAGATCGTATGAAGTTACAAAATGCTCAATGTCCTAAATCGGATACCGGCAGAAAGGTTGCAGCAAGGGCAATACACAGTGCAGGCAACAGGAAGAAGGGATCCTTTGTAGCTATAAACTGTACTGCTATACCGGTATAACTGCTTGAGACAGGGTTGTCCGGTAAAAGCACAATCACAATAAACATTCCAGACATCAACCTTCTTGGACTTATGACAAGAAGTGCATATCTTCTTTAAGAGAAAAGCTTTACATTGAGGAGGTATAACAAGAGATTATGAAGAAAATAATTTTATTTGTTTCCTTATTTGTTTTTACGTTTGTGCAGGGAAGTTACGCTCAAAATATACATACGTTGCTTGAATATACCAAGCCGATATCTTCAAACAGTAAAAAATCTTTTACGCTTGATATTCGAGGGAAAGGATATGCAAGGGTTAAGATCGAATGTAAAGTGGATCAACAAAATGTCGTGATGTATTATAAGACCAGTACTATGAATTCTTATAAGTCGATATCAACTACCGGGCTGCCGGCTTTATATAACTACTATTATCATAAGACACTGTTTGTTTTGTCTGCCTCTGTACAGGTCAAAGGGGCTGATTACATACGTTTTATCGTAGAAAACAAAAGCGATAAAGAGACATCGATCCAATTAACAGTGTATGGCTTAACCGGAAATACGCCATAAGGTAATGCATTATAAGAGAGAGTTAAATCTTGCAGAGGATTGTTATCGCGAAGAATAAATTATGGTGTACTCTTTATTGGGATGGAGCAAGTTGTCGTTCCACGGAGGGGAACGACAACTATACCATATCTCTTCATTCATCCCCGCCGCTAGCTATGGACTGAAGCCTTTTCCCTTCTTCTTTTGTTCGGTAATGTTGTTCATATCAGGCTTCGTTTGCTTGATGCTTATGCAAGAGACGTTGAAAAAGTAAGAGTCTGGTATGGAATTGACCAAAAATCCATACTGCATCTTGACAAATACAGTAAGAGAACTATCATTCATTCAATGAGAAGAAAACAAATAGGCGTTAACAGATCATGAAAAAAATGAGCTCATTGAGTATATTTAGTTTGTTTGTATGTCTTGTGTTCTTTAGTGTTTCGGGTTGCCAGAAACCAGCTTCTCCTGTACATTCCTCTCCACGACATCCTTCTCCAGCACCTCCATCACAAGAACATCCACAGGGTAGTTTAGAGCAATGGCAAAAAGCCGAGGCAATGGCAGGTAAAACACGCCAGAGCCTTATTGCTGAATACAGCCAGGCTGTTGATGATTATGTAAAACAAACATTGAGGACAACAGGAACCTTGCCTGTTAAAGATGTTCTGGGCAGAGATGTGGAAATACCTGGCAAATTAGAGCTTGTGCGTATTATGAAAGATAAGATTACCCCTTATGAGGGGAATACCTATTTTGCCTGTTCAGACTTCCTCGCTAAATCTGGGAATACCCAAACAAAATATGATTTAGATTTTTTTATGACCCACGTTCATGGTGCATGGAAACTGAACAAGATACTCCTGCATAAGATGGATGGGAAACCTCAGATGATGTATGTAGATAATAAACCTGTCCCCATAACAAAGAAACAATTCATTGCGGATGATAAATAGGGATTAAACAGAGCATTCAGGATTATCAAAGTAACTTCTTTTAAATAAACATCAAATATTGTGAGGAGTTACGCATATATGCCTATTAAGGAGAAGTAGAAATGACAGCGAAAGAAAAAAACGCCGGCAGGAGCGGGCTTATCATAAAAGCATCAATTATTGTCATACTTTTATTGACGGGTGTACTTGGATATATAGGCATCAGTAGAACAACACCGCAACAGGAGTCGAAATCCGGTATAACAGGACAATTGTCCGATAACGCACAGTTGATTCAGCCAGCAGACCTCGTAAAATTACTCCAGTTGAAAAAAGAAGAACAGCCGCTAATCCTCCATGTTGGCTTCCTTAGTCTGTACAATCAATCGCATATTCCCGGCGCCGATTATGTTGGTGCTGCTTCAAGTCCGGAAGGATTGCAGAAGCTGCGGGAGCTGTTAAAGGATCTGTCACGGAATAAATTCATTGTTCTGTATTGCGGATGCTGTCCGTGGAATAACTGTCCCAACATTAGGCCTGCGTACAAGGAATTAATGGCCATGGGTTTTACAAATGTGAAGATGCTTTATCTTCCTAATGGTTTTGTCATTGACTGGGTTCAAAAGGGCTATCCTGTTGTTAGCGGAACTGGCAATAACAACGCATCCGGGGAAGGGTCAAATTTACCAAATAATCAGGGGCCGGTAGAGAATGAAAATGCACCTGATTTTAAGCTTCCAACAGTTGAAAACAAAATCGTCAACTTATCCTCTTATAGAGGAAAGGTTGTATTACTTAATTTCTGGGCAACATGGTGTCCACCATGCAAGATGGAACTGCCATCAATGGAAAGGCTTTCAGAGAAACTAAAAGGACAGCCATTTGTAATACTCGGTGTTAATGTTGATGAAAGTAATCCTGATCATGTTAAAACGTTTATACAGAAGATGGGTATAACATTTCCCATTCTTATTGATAATGGCTCGGTCTCTAACGAATACAGAGTAAATGGTATACCAATAACCTTTATTATAAGAAAAGACGGAACAATATACGACATTGTAAATGGTGCAAGGTCATGGGATAAGAACAGCTATGTAAATGTGTTCAAAAAGTTGATAGCTGAGCCGTATATAAAGCATAAACATACTTGAATCAAACAGCTTCTATGTTTAGAACATGTTAGCATGGGTGTAGTAGATATGGTAATAAACAAAAACATAACACGGCGTTATCATTTTTTGGTATTGATTCTGCTTTTAATGATAGTTTTGCTGTCATTGCCTCTGAGTACCAAGGCAGCAGGGAAGGCATCAAAGACCGCCGGGAACACGCAAAAAGTCTTTCGTGCAACGTTGAAGAATGGGCTCCGGGTTATAATCGTTCGTAATACTCTTGCACCTGTTGTAACTACAGAGATAAACTATCTTGTTGGTTCTGACGAAGCGCCAAAAGGATTTCCTGGAACAGCTCACGCTCTTGAACACATGATGTTCCGGGGAAGCCGTGGTTTATCGGCGTCGCAGCTTGCTGACATTATGGCTGCAATGGGCGGCGATTTTGATGCAGACACACAGCAGATGGTAACACAGTATTTCTTCACGATACCTTCCGGGGACTTGAATGTAGCTCTTCATATTGAAGCTACCAGGATGAAAGGAATTCTTGGCACGGACAGGTTATGGGACAAAGAGCGGGGAGCTATAGAACAAGAAGTCGCGCAAGACCTTTCAAATCCAGAATATGTTCTCTTTACGAACCTCTTGGCAACAATGTTCAAAGGAACACCGTATGCTCATGATGCACTCGGGACCCGACCATCTTTCGACCACACGGCGGCAGCAATGTTAGATAGCTTCCACAAAACATGGTATGTACCAAACAATGCGATTCTTGTTATTGTTGGAGATGTGAAACCACGTATAGCCCTTGCAGAAGTTAAAAGGTTGTTCGGGAGCATCCTTCCTGGAAAATTACCGCAACGTCCAAAGTTTAATTTCAGGCCTGTTAAACCGATCGTACTGCATTTGACAACTGATCTGCCGTATGGTCTTGCAGTAATTGCTTATAGAATGCCCGGTACGAACAGTCCCAATTATGCAGCCTCTCAAATTCTATCTGATGTTCTAAGCAGTCAACGAGGAAGGCTCTATGCCCTTGTTCCAGAGGGGAAGGCACTCTTTGCTGCATTCGAGTTTATGGCACTGCCAAAATCAGGGATCGGTTTTGCTCTTGCTGCATTTCCGAAGGGATACAATCCGCAAAAACTTATCAATAAGATAAAAAAAATATTATCTCAGGAGGTAAAGAAGGGCGTTTTATCGGACATAGTTGAAGCATCAAAAAGGGTCGAGATTTCCGATGCCGAGTTCCAGAAGAATTCTATTCCTGGATTGGCGATGGCATGGTCTAATGCAGTGGCCATTGAAGGGAGGAACTCACCAGAAGATGATCTGAGAGCAATAGAAAAAGTGACTGTTGATGATGTAAATCGAGTAGCAGTGAAGTACCTTGATCCGAAGCAAGCAATCGTAGCAGTACTCACTCCACAGGTATCAGGCAAGCCGGTTTCTTCGCACGGATTTGGAGGTGCTGAATCTTTTACTCCTCAAAAGACTAAAAATGTGAAACTGCCGGCATGGGCAGAGGCAGCTATTGGAAAAATCACCGTGCCCCACTCCACAGTGAAACCTTCGGTGATAATTCTGCCGAACGGTATCAAACTCATTGTACAACCGGAATCCATAAGCAATACAGTTACTATTATTGGCGGCATTAAGAACAATCCACTGCTTCAGACTCCTCAAGGTCAGGATGGTGTGAGCAGCATTATCGATCAGCTCTTTGAATATGGTACAACCTCTCTGAGCAGGGTTGCATTCCAGAAAGCATTAGATGATATCGGCGCCCGTGAATCCGCAGGTTCAAGCTTTTTTATTCGTGTTCTCAGCAGCAAATTTGATAGAGCCGTGCAGCTTCTTGCAGACAATGAACTTCATCCACTGCTTCCAGCAAAGGCATTCAAGATTGTACAGCGCAGAACTGCGGCTGCAGTAGCAGGAGAGCTTGAAAGTCCGGATTACCTGACAAGCCGTGCCCTTCATGTTGCACTTTTTCCAAAAGGTGATCCTGTCCTCAGACAACCTACACCGAAAACGATCGACTCGCTCACTTTACAGGATGTCAAAGATTACTACAACAAGGTTTTTCGACCCGATATGACAACGATCGTGGTCATAGGAGATGTCACACTTCAAGAAGCACGCGAGGTTGTATCAAAATATTTTGGGAACTGGAAGGCAAGTGGTCCTAAACCGAAAACTGACCTTCCGTCAGCTCCTTTGAACAAGCCTTCTATTGTTGCAATACCCGATGAAAGCCGCGTGCAGGATAAGGTCTATCTTACCGAGACGCTCGGATTAACGCGATCTAATCCCGATTACTATCCTTTACAATTAGGTAACCACGTCCTTGGCGGTGCATTCTATGCTACAAGGTTCTACCGCGATCTCCGCGAGAATAGAGGCTTGGTTTACTACGTTAGCTCAACTTTCGACATTTCCAAAACGCGGGGAATATACCAAGTCAGCTACGGCTGTGATCCCCGGAATGTATCAAAAGCGCGGACAATTATCGTGCACGATCTCAAACAGATGCAGGAGTCTGATATAACGCCAGAAGAGCTGAGGCAGGCAAAGGCCCAGCTTATGCGTGACATACCACTGTCAGAGTCAAGCGAAACCAGCATAGCCAGCGGATTGCTGAGCAGGGCTATAAGAGGACTGCACTTAAATGAGCCAATACTCTCAGCGCATATATATTTGAAGCTGAGTGCAAAACAAGTTCAGGATGCTTACAGAAAATGGATACGGCCGAATGACCTCGTCCAGGTTGTAGAAGGTCCGGAACCATCCCTGGAAACGAAATAGGGAAAAAGCCTGTCAGATGACCATCGCTTTTCGATTTTGGTGCCTCTCCCATCTGTGATCATGCCGGTGTAGGTAGAATAGCACAACCATGAAAGATCAAAACTACATTGTTATAGGGGTCACGGGATCCGTATGCTCTCCGACTGATGAGTTTTATATTATTGTTCATCCCTTACACATCACCATGTACAAAGATGAGGTCTGTTTTTAAAACAGGCTTGATATTTATCCATACAGTTATTATTCTTTTACGGAGGGAGGGATTATTATGGAAGCCTTCGATTATACGGTCCGGACGACGAAGACCTTTGACGGGGCAGTGAGCACTGTTGAAGCAAAGACAAAGGAAAAAGGGTTTGCTGTACTGCATATCCACGATATCAAGGCAATCTTTGCAAGCAAGGGCATCGAGCATGAGCCTCTTAAGATCATTGAGATCTGCAATACAAAATACGCAAGCCAGGTACTTGCAAAGGACATCAAGATCGCTCTTATGCTCCCCTGCCGCATCAGTGTCTATGCGGAGGGAAAAGAGACTCTCATCAGTGCATTACGCCCAAGAGTAATCGCAGACTTCTATCCGCAGGCGGATATAGGTGCAATGGCGCAGGAGATTGATAAAATCATCCTTAGTATCGTGGACGAATCGAAATAGCGGGTTTCTGAACACTATTCTTCATTCCTGAAGAATAATGTTTGTTTGACTCTGATCAGGGCAAGATAACCTGCTCATTTTCATGACATATTACTCTGGCACGATAATTGCCTTTAATCTTTGGAGAACAAAGTTGATTAAAGGCTCCAAGGGGATATGATAAAAGTATGAAAAAATTGTTATGGATTGTATATGCTGTTTTGATCCTTGTGCCATCTGTTACCATGGCTCAGGAGGGTACTACTCAGAACAGGTTTACGCTGAACCAATACGTTGTCGAAGTGCTGAAAGCCAACCCATCTATCAAAAGTATGCAGGCAAAGGTTGCCGATTTTGAAGCACGGTATCACTACACCGGCGTTATCCCTGATCCATCATTGATGTTCAAGATAAACAACATGGACACAAGTTATTCTGTCGGCGAGGATCCGATGAGTTTTTTGGCCATAGAGCTTGATCAGGTAATACCTTTTCCCATGAAGCTGCATCTTGAATCCGAGATCGCATACAAAAAGTTCCAGATAAGCAGACAATTGCTCAGGCAGAAAGAGCTTGAAATCCAGTCACAGGCTGTATCTGCGTTCAGCGATTATTATTACGATGTTGAATCATTATCCTTGCTTGAGCAATATGTAAAGGTGATTGATACGGTTATAGGAACAGCAAGACAGAGGTACGAAACAGGTATTGCATCCCAGCAGGACATGCTGCGCGCGATGCTTGAACGTTCAAGGCTTGATGAGAGGATCGAGCTTATAGACCTGGAGCTGAACCGTTCAACCGCGCGGATGAACGGTTTGCTTGGTAAAACGCCTGACACACAACTGCCTAAGCCTGAAACACTTGAGCCTTTTGCCATAGGCTATGGCAGGGAAGCACTTTACAACTCTGCCGGAAATAATTCACCAGAGATATCCATTGCAAAAATAGACGTGGAACAAGGCAAGCTGGAGTTATCTAAAAGTAAATGGTCTTACGCCCCTGATCTCGATATCGGTGGAGGTATCATGACAAGAGGTTCTTACCCTCCCGGTTGGACAGCACAGATAGGAATAAGCCTGCCTTTATACTTCTGGGCAAAGCAGAGATACATGGTCAAGGGTGCAGGTGCAGAGCTGATCGCAGCACAACAGGGTGAGAACAACACAGAAAAATCGACACTTGCAGAGATAGATGCTGCATATCAAGAGGCACAGACAACCTACTCATTGATTAATCTGTACAGCAACAAGATCGTACCTGAAGCAGCACTTACATTCAGCTCAGCGATCAGCAGCTACACAACCGGCAGGGTAGACTTCCTTACGACCATGGATGCACTGCTCATGCTCATCGATTACAAACAGTTGTTGTATAAAAGGACAGCGGAATATTACAAGGCGCTGGCACGGCTCAGCGTGCTGAGCGGTGTAGACCTGATAAAGGCCGGTAAGGAATAGGCATGAACTATACTGACTTTTTTTTCATTGCGTATTCGGAAGCACGGCGAAGCCGGCTCGGGGGTGTCATTACGGACGAAGTGAAGCAATCCCCCCCGGATACCGGTAGAATACTTCGCCGCAAAACGCTCCCCGTCATGAGAGGTAGTTACAGGAGATGAACATGAAGAGATATTTTATCATACTCGGCAT encodes:
- a CDS encoding YceI family protein is translated as MILLAGIVLHAMLIAAPQKPIIEFRVTNAYVTYEAHETNLGSELKTVIGRNKDLSIEMLASPENVAAKLLISSSGFKTDRPMRDWSVKTLYLKSGTYPEITFDILKIDGEPLSKVLHPVNKSLVIKTALKNMIVDIIVPTKENTPLLLQAGGEKLLVEGKLRDDILNAINSDKGEIHLTGRLTVAGGSKDFDTAVSFNKIGDNKFAISTIIDAKFTDFGMSAPNLAWFIAVRNRLILNGYGVVEVLK
- a CDS encoding B12-binding domain-containing radical SAM protein gives rise to the protein MKFHLIFPRWPKLPQQTPFTLPPLGVITVAASLPDTVEASVCDENVQPVNFDKDCDVVGISIMLSCQAPRAYEIAGEFKKRGKTVILGGLHVALRPDEAIGHADSIVIGEAEGLLEQVVRDFQEGRLKKSYSMIGFPDISKIRNPRRDLYNKKRDYVYKGWELVDLVQTSRGCRFNCYPCCVPYLGGRKHRIRPIDQVVSDMESCSDLLFIVDNSLEQNVAWEKEVFRSMAGMGKRWVSHPISPVPEVLDLARKAGCWYIYHAIYTISDKIKDRIKMYHDYGIGVEGTILLGMDEHTEDFIKRFIDFLLTIELDLAEFTILTPFPGTQVYEQMKSEGRIFDTDWNHYNASTVVFQPYRMTPDALQKLYYDAWDSFYAAESQSVKMSKLFLQIYKDRRKDSTVSVHDKVSSPLSQS
- a CDS encoding DUF302 domain-containing protein — its product is MEAFDYTVRTTKTFDGAVSTVEAKTKEKGFAVLHIHDIKAIFASKGIEHEPLKIIEICNTKYASQVLAKDIKIALMLPCRISVYAEGKETLISALRPRVIADFYPQADIGAMAQEIDKIILSIVDESK
- a CDS encoding TolC family protein, with the translated sequence MKKLLWIVYAVLILVPSVTMAQEGTTQNRFTLNQYVVEVLKANPSIKSMQAKVADFEARYHYTGVIPDPSLMFKINNMDTSYSVGEDPMSFLAIELDQVIPFPMKLHLESEIAYKKFQISRQLLRQKELEIQSQAVSAFSDYYYDVESLSLLEQYVKVIDTVIGTARQRYETGIASQQDMLRAMLERSRLDERIELIDLELNRSTARMNGLLGKTPDTQLPKPETLEPFAIGYGREALYNSAGNNSPEISIAKIDVEQGKLELSKSKWSYAPDLDIGGGIMTRGSYPPGWTAQIGISLPLYFWAKQRYMVKGAGAELIAAQQGENNTEKSTLAEIDAAYQEAQTTYSLINLYSNKIVPEAALTFSSAISSYTTGRVDFLTTMDALLMLIDYKQLLYKRTAEYYKALARLSVLSGVDLIKAGKE
- a CDS encoding redoxin domain-containing protein; the encoded protein is MTAKEKNAGRSGLIIKASIIVILLLTGVLGYIGISRTTPQQESKSGITGQLSDNAQLIQPADLVKLLQLKKEEQPLILHVGFLSLYNQSHIPGADYVGAASSPEGLQKLRELLKDLSRNKFIVLYCGCCPWNNCPNIRPAYKELMAMGFTNVKMLYLPNGFVIDWVQKGYPVVSGTGNNNASGEGSNLPNNQGPVENENAPDFKLPTVENKIVNLSSYRGKVVLLNFWATWCPPCKMELPSMERLSEKLKGQPFVILGVNVDESNPDHVKTFIQKMGITFPILIDNGSVSNEYRVNGIPITFIIRKDGTIYDIVNGARSWDKNSYVNVFKKLIAEPYIKHKHT
- a CDS encoding sigma 54-interacting transcriptional regulator, whose protein sequence is MKLQNAQCPKSDTGRKVAARAIHSAGNRKKGSFVAINCTAIPV
- a CDS encoding insulinase family protein; translation: MGVVDMVINKNITRRYHFLVLILLLMIVLLSLPLSTKAAGKASKTAGNTQKVFRATLKNGLRVIIVRNTLAPVVTTEINYLVGSDEAPKGFPGTAHALEHMMFRGSRGLSASQLADIMAAMGGDFDADTQQMVTQYFFTIPSGDLNVALHIEATRMKGILGTDRLWDKERGAIEQEVAQDLSNPEYVLFTNLLATMFKGTPYAHDALGTRPSFDHTAAAMLDSFHKTWYVPNNAILVIVGDVKPRIALAEVKRLFGSILPGKLPQRPKFNFRPVKPIVLHLTTDLPYGLAVIAYRMPGTNSPNYAASQILSDVLSSQRGRLYALVPEGKALFAAFEFMALPKSGIGFALAAFPKGYNPQKLINKIKKILSQEVKKGVLSDIVEASKRVEISDAEFQKNSIPGLAMAWSNAVAIEGRNSPEDDLRAIEKVTVDDVNRVAVKYLDPKQAIVAVLTPQVSGKPVSSHGFGGAESFTPQKTKNVKLPAWAEAAIGKITVPHSTVKPSVIILPNGIKLIVQPESISNTVTIIGGIKNNPLLQTPQGQDGVSSIIDQLFEYGTTSLSRVAFQKALDDIGARESAGSSFFIRVLSSKFDRAVQLLADNELHPLLPAKAFKIVQRRTAAAVAGELESPDYLTSRALHVALFPKGDPVLRQPTPKTIDSLTLQDVKDYYNKVFRPDMTTIVVIGDVTLQEAREVVSKYFGNWKASGPKPKTDLPSAPLNKPSIVAIPDESRVQDKVYLTETLGLTRSNPDYYPLQLGNHVLGGAFYATRFYRDLRENRGLVYYVSSTFDISKTRGIYQVSYGCDPRNVSKARTIIVHDLKQMQESDITPEELRQAKAQLMRDIPLSESSETSIASGLLSRAIRGLHLNEPILSAHIYLKLSAKQVQDAYRKWIRPNDLVQVVEGPEPSLETK